Part of the Virgibacillus necropolis genome, CCGGACTCGGGAGAGAAGCGTCTCAACTCGGGAGACAGCCGCCCGGGCTCAGGAGGGAACCCCAAAAACTCGGGCCACACCGTCAAACAAACTTAGGCCACAACTACACTTAAACTGGTAATGACAACATAACCACGAGAATTGGAGGAAAAATACATGTTTAATTTAATGAACGAAGTATTAGAAGAAAAAAGTGCGGTCCACACTGCAAGAGAAATTTACCAACAGCCAGAGGTTTGGCAGGAATTATTTTATATGCTCTCTGAAAAAAGAGATACCTTGAAAGGATTTCTAGATTCCATATACGCAAAACACAGCCAGGTTCGCGTTATTTTTACTGGTGCGGGAACTTCTGCGTTTGCGGGAGATACACTTGTTCCAGAATTGCGCAGGCAAAATAAGAAGAATATCAATTTTGAGGCTATCGCGACAACAGATATCGTGTCCAATCCAACAACATATCTATTTGCAGAATCTCCAACGATCATGGTGTCATTCGCACGATCAGGCAATAGCCCAGAGAGTGTTGCAGCGGTATCGTTAGGTGAAAAGTTGATTAATGATTTTTACCAGGTGGTCATTACATGTAACCAGAATGGACAGCTTGCTAAAAATACACAGAATGACAGCCGGAGCATGACTGTTTTAACCCCAGAGAAGGCACATGACCAAGGATTCGCAATGACAAGTAGCTTTACAAGTATGATTATTGCAGCTCATACACTGTTTGCGGAAAACGAATTTACGATTAGTGAAGCGGAACAATTAATTGAAAGTGCTACAGAATTAAGAGATACCGTAACGGGTACTGTAGATGACGTATTAAAATTTGATTTCAATCGAATTGTTTATTTGGGCTCTGGATTGCTCAGTCAACTTTCACACGAAGCTTCTTTAAAAATGCTGGAGCTTTCTGGGGGGCAGGTCGCAGCGATTCATGAATCATCGCTCGGATTCAGGCATGGTCCAAAGTCCATTTTGAATGAAAAATCTGTGACGGTCTTATTCATGTCGCGAGATCCGCATACAAGAAAGTATGATTTGGACATTTTACGTGAGCTAGCGGCTGATGACTCGGAGATGAAAGTAGTCGCTCTTACGGAAAAAAAGGACCAGGAAGTGGAAGACCTTGCAGACTATACCATAACCGTAAATAACAATGAGGAAACGCTCGGTAATGATTTTCAGCTTGCATTATTATACATAATGTTTGCCCAAACATTAGCACTGAAAAAATCACTGCAGCTAGGTATTACACCAGATAACCCTAGTCCAGACGGGCGAGTGAATCGTGTTGTGCAGGGTGTTACGATTTATGACTACGAATAAGTATTACCTAAAAGCAAACAGATTTTTGCTTGAAAATGAAGAGAAAACCAACACATATTTACTGATTAGTAATGGTAGATTCGGAGAGTTTGTGGACGCTGTTCCATCAGGCGCTAAAATCGTTGACTGGAGCGGATTCACGATAGCGCCCGGTCTAATTGATACGCACATTCATGGGGTTAATAGCTATGACATCATGGATGGTACAACTGAAGCGGTTCATGGAATTTCTGAAGCATTGCCGGCGTTAGGTGTTACTCGATTTTTGCCTACTACATTGACGGCGTCAGAAGCGGATTTGAACAATTCCATTCATGCAGTAGTTGAAGCGGTTAAATCTGGCCTATCGGGTGCTAGATCGGAAGGGATCTTTTTAGAAGGTCCCTATTTTACTGAGAAACATAAGGGGGCGCAAAATCCAGGTTATTTTCGTGACCCTGATTATCAGGAATTCAAGCAATGGCAAGAGCTATCTGAGGATACAATTGTAAAAATCGCTCTTGCCCCTGAACGAAATGGAGCAATCGATTTCATTCGAAAAATTAGTGATGAGGGCGTTCTCGCGAGTATTGCGCATACAGATGCAAGCTATGATTGTTGCACGAATGCATTGTATGCTGGGGCACGTAATTTTGTTCATTTATTTAATGGTATGTCGGGATTGCACCACAGGGAACCAGGTGTTGTTGGGGCGGCTTTGACTGACAGGGATGCTTTTGCTGAGTTAATTTGTGATGGTCATCATGTGCATCCGGATATTGCTTCAATGGTTGTTGGAATAAAAGGAGAGAAAACAGTTTTGATTACGGATTGTATGCGGGCAGGGCTGTTGCCAGATGGAAACTATCATTTGGGTGAATTCCCTGTCGTATTAAAAGATGGAGTGGCCCGAACGGAGGCTGGATCATTAGCTGGGAGTACATTGCGGTTAATTGATGGTGTGAAAAATTTGCAAGCGTGGAGCGGTCGTTCATTAAGGGAAATCTGGCATCTAGCATCTCTTTCTCCAGCAAAAAGTATCGGACGGGGTTCAGATCTTGGTAGCATTCAAACTGGAAAACTAGCTGATTACGTTGTCCTAGATAACAGTTTGAATATCCAAGCTACAGCTGTTGAAGGGAAAATCAGCTATCGAGTGGAGAGGTGATTCGAATGATTTTAACTGTTACATTGAACCCCGCTGTTGATATTAGTTATAAGCTTGAGACGTTTTCTCTTGATACGGTTAATCGTGTGAGCGATACTTCTAAAACTGCTGGTGGGAAAGGCTTGAATGTTACGAGAGTCCTCCAACAGCTAGGGGAAGATGTTGGTGCTACAGGATTTTTGGGTGGTAGTTTGGGAGATTTTATTCGTGGCGAGCTTTCAGGTATCGAGGATTACTTTGTGAATATACAGGGTGATACACGCAACTGTATTGCGGTGATCCATGAAGGCAGGCAGACGGAAATTCTAGAGAGTGGACCAGCCATTACGGAGGGCGAGGCTGCATTATTTTTAGAAAAATTTTCTGAACACATGCGTGATGTAGATATCGTTACGATCTCTGGAAGCCTACCGAAGGGTTTAGCAGATGATTATTATGAAAAATGTATTACGATTGCCAGTTTTCATGATG contains:
- a CDS encoding SIS domain-containing protein yields the protein MFNLMNEVLEEKSAVHTAREIYQQPEVWQELFYMLSEKRDTLKGFLDSIYAKHSQVRVIFTGAGTSAFAGDTLVPELRRQNKKNINFEAIATTDIVSNPTTYLFAESPTIMVSFARSGNSPESVAAVSLGEKLINDFYQVVITCNQNGQLAKNTQNDSRSMTVLTPEKAHDQGFAMTSSFTSMIIAAHTLFAENEFTISEAEQLIESATELRDTVTGTVDDVLKFDFNRIVYLGSGLLSQLSHEASLKMLELSGGQVAAIHESSLGFRHGPKSILNEKSVTVLFMSRDPHTRKYDLDILRELAADDSEMKVVALTEKKDQEVEDLADYTITVNNNEETLGNDFQLALLYIMFAQTLALKKSLQLGITPDNPSPDGRVNRVVQGVTIYDYE
- the nagA gene encoding N-acetylglucosamine-6-phosphate deacetylase; the protein is MTTNKYYLKANRFLLENEEKTNTYLLISNGRFGEFVDAVPSGAKIVDWSGFTIAPGLIDTHIHGVNSYDIMDGTTEAVHGISEALPALGVTRFLPTTLTASEADLNNSIHAVVEAVKSGLSGARSEGIFLEGPYFTEKHKGAQNPGYFRDPDYQEFKQWQELSEDTIVKIALAPERNGAIDFIRKISDEGVLASIAHTDASYDCCTNALYAGARNFVHLFNGMSGLHHREPGVVGAALTDRDAFAELICDGHHVHPDIASMVVGIKGEKTVLITDCMRAGLLPDGNYHLGEFPVVLKDGVARTEAGSLAGSTLRLIDGVKNLQAWSGRSLREIWHLASLSPAKSIGRGSDLGSIQTGKLADYVVLDNSLNIQATAVEGKISYRVER
- a CDS encoding hexose kinase, which encodes MILTVTLNPAVDISYKLETFSLDTVNRVSDTSKTAGGKGLNVTRVLQQLGEDVGATGFLGGSLGDFIRGELSGIEDYFVNIQGDTRNCIAVIHEGRQTEILESGPAITEGEAALFLEKFSEHMRDVDIVTISGSLPKGLADDYYEKCITIASFHDVPVLLDTKGELLKKTLKSKPFLIKPNLDELGDLLGKEVDEETEIVEALKTSLLNDIPWVVVTNGANGAFVKQGQNIYRVTAPKVNAVNPVGSGDSVIAGFAAGLSRGLADTQLIKFGLAMGVLNAMEEKTGHVNLNHLDWCAEQIRVEQVSR